The window cagtatatacgtatcaggcggatggtatatattacagtatatacgtatcaggcggatggtatatattacagtatatacgtatgaggcggatggtatatattacagtatatacgtatcaggcggatggtgtatattacagtatatatgtatcaggcggatggtgtatattacagtatatatgtatcaggcggatggtatatattacagtatatatgtatcaggcggatggtatatattacagtatatacgtatcaggcggatggtatatattacagtatatacgtatcaggcggatggtatatattacagtatatatgtatcaggcggatggtatatattactgtatatatgtatcaggcggatggtatatattacagtatatacgtatcaggcggatggtacaCCCCGTCACCATAAAGCACTATCAGCCCCATAATCCCACAATCCCCTAATCTAAACAGTAACAGGGAGTCGCCATCTCTGGGTGTTTGATGTAGGGTGAAGTGTTTGGAGAAGGACGCGCTGGGTGGGCTCCGCTCCCCGGGATACACAGCTGCTGGATCTGTGCTGGGGACAGATGCCGGGACGTCACTGTTCACACCTAAGAGACGAGGCTGATGGCTCCTCCACATGGGGGGCGCTGCTAACTTCTATAATCATTTTATCTTACAATGTGATTTATAAAATAAGAAACCCAAATGGGGCAGATATTGGGGGGTGTCTGCTGGGATTCCCTGCTACAGGTCTTAGCTGAGGGGACCTGACGACCAAAGTCCTGCAGTGACGTGATGGACGGAGAAGAGATCAGCAAGTAAATAGTTAATATTCAGAATGTATATGGAAGCCGAAGCATCATCATATAGTGTGACAtcataacacacagtgtgacatCATCATATAGAGTGTGACATCATCATATATGGTGTGACATCATCATTTACAGTGTGATATAATCATATACAATTTAACATCATAATACAGAGTCTGACATAatcatatatagcatagtaccgtCATATATATGGCATGATGTCATCATATACAGTTTGACATCATCATATACGGCATGACATCATTATTTACAGTATGACACCATATCCAGCGTATAGAGCgcaacatcattatatacagtgtcacgTGATACGCAGTTTGACCTCATATGacatcatatacagtaacatcataatatacagtgtgacatcatatataaCATGACATAAACATATACAGCATAGTATCATCATATATggcatgacatcatcatatacaGTGTGACATCATTATTTACATTGTGGCATCAACATTTATAAGGTAAAGTCAAAATATACAACGTGACATCATTAAATACGGTATGACATCATATTCAGTGTATAGAGCGTGACCTCACtttatacaatgtaacatgataCAGTTTGACCTCATAATACACAGTGTGACATCATCATATACTGCTTGACTTAATTCTAtataatgtgatgtcataatatacCACATGACACCATCATATACAATGTGACATCATCATACACGGCAGTATGTGATCTCAATGCCAGTGAGGCGCTGGGTAAAGCTTCTCCTGTGATGTTGGCTTATATCGAGGGCTGACGCTGGTAATCGTGAACGCCATGACATCATCGGCAGAGCCCCAGGGCCACACAACTATTAAGTAGATCAGTCAGACAAGTGTGGGCTCTTCCCTCGTCAGTCTGCGGTCTATTCCGTAACATCACTAATAATTCACTTTATGGTTTGATCCCGGATCCTACAAGACTGATCCGAAATGCGGAGACTCTGAAGACATTACACGACGTCTTAGCTCTCCCTGTGTGAGGCTGTAAGCAGGATTATAGCATTAGGTAGGTACATTACAGGCTAAGCCGGGGAGATCCTCTCAGCCCGGGGAGCCGAGGGTTAAAATGAAGACTTCTTAGAAAAGTCCATTGTACAGGAATCTCAACTCCAATTCTTCAGGGCGGAGATTTCCAGAAGGAGAAATGTTAACTCCTTCATTTCCCCTTGGATGAGAGGGGAGAAGGGACTACGGGAGTGTTAGGGAACTTTTCTTCTTTCCCAATTCTATGCAAAACTCTTTAGTGAAGAGCCCCCcgcccccccagagcccttcctcCTCCCAACCCTTCCACCTCCCCCACCACATCAATCCCTTCGCCCTCCCCATTGATTATCCCAGActgtctcctccctctcctccgccTGCAGAGTTCCCAAGAGCGAGGGGGGTGTCTCGCACAAAGAGGGAGGGGAAAACCATTTTAAAAAGTCATTTCTCCTTTTCCTGAAACAGTTTACCTGTAGGAACCTGACAAGGTGGACCTTCCGCGCCCGCAGGATAATGCCCCCCCAAGAGATGTCCATGGAATACAGGTCACACTTTGCACCCCCTGTGCCACCGCACAAGCCTAAACCTCTACCAACCACCGGAGGTCAAGAGAGGATCCTCAAATGTGTCCTACTAGGAGATGGGGCCGTGGGGAAGACCAGCCTTCTGGTCAGCTACACCACCAATGGCTACCCGACCCGCTACATTCCCACCGCCTTCGATGACTTCTCAGGTAGGGGCACGGCGACAATTCCCATAGCAAAAACCAATGTCAGACTAAATCCGGAGAAAACctccacctaattttttttgcaatgtttctTCTTGCACTACACCGAGAAGGTCGTCTCCCTTATGTTGTATTCCTCGCACGTCTGTTTGCACAGGGTTTCCAGGGCGTATGTGAAAGGGATCCGATATTTGTATATAATAGGGGATTGTTGTTACTCCCCTATTATTCCATTTAGGAATGTGCCTTAAAGCTGTTGTGTTCCGGGTCAGATCTTATATAACTCGGGATAACGTCaccttttatgtttttattagctCCGTGTTTTATAACGTCTTCTCGCTCTGCGGCATCTGGCGTTACGATAATAGGGTCATGCTCTGCCTGTGCCACCTTACTAGATATATATAGGATTGTGCGCAAATGGTTAATTCTGGGTCATATTTTTCTTACAGCTCTGGTGCAAGTGGAGAACACGCCTGTCAAGCTGCAGCTCTGTGACACCGCAGGGCAGGTAAGTGCTCAGCTAGATTGTATTTCAGGCTTGGTGTTGCATGATCCTCTCCGGTGCGTTACTATATATCCCTGAAGGCAGGTAGAGACGCCGTATCGTATATCTGTGACACCCTACAGATTCCGTGTCCTACAACTTCTACCTTCTGGAGCACCTTGTGATGGGAGAACCTACCCCCACCCTGGGCTATGCCACCACTTCATGACCATTAGGGTTATTCCCCTTTCACCTAGGATCCTATATAAGCCTACATTAGTTGTGCCCCCGCCAGTTCCACCTCCACCAGTTTTGTTGTTCTTCTTCTGGATACACAAACCCTAACCCCACGTTCCTTCTCTCTCTCCAGGATGAATTTGACAAGTTGCGTCACTTCTGCTACCCAAAAACGGACGTGGTCATCCTGTGCTTCAGCGTGGTGAGCCCGTCGTCTTTTCAGAACATATCGGAGAAATGGATTTCAGAGATACAAACCCACTGCCCCAACGTGCCGCTCATCCTGGTGGGCACACAATGCGACCTCCGCGAGGATGTCAAAGTCCTAATCCAGTTGGCGCGGTATCGGGAGAAACCTGTGCCGCCTTCTTCCGCCAAGGCCCTTGCTGAAAAAATCGGAGCCGTCGCCTACGTCGAATGTTCCGCTCTTACTCAAAAGAACCTGAAAGAAGTGTTCGATACCGCCATCCTGTCCGGCCTCCGATACTCCGACCTCCGGAACCAGAGGGAGAGGAAGATGGCTGCCACCGCCAGCAAGATGAAGACTCTCTCCAAGGCTTGGTGGAAGAAGTACGTGTGCGTCTAAGACTCTTCCTCACTGTAACCTTAGGACCAACAAGCCAAGTGCCTTATCCAAAGAGCTTGCACTCGGAGCGGGAGCGCGACTCCTTGCTGTGAAAAGTGACTGTGAAAGTTCATGGTTCCGGACTATCGTGCCCAAATTCCGGGAGCACGCAGAGTTCAAAGACTTGTACTAGGGAGGGGGGTCCGGTATGGACTGAATCAGCAGAGCCCCTTCCCTCCCCCTGGAGACGTAGAACTAACCTACATAACGATATTCTGACACCTCTTCTTAAAGGGATACATCCCATTTGCACCCATGTTTACACTGGATAAGGGATCCAGGTGGGAATGTGTCAGAATGAATCCTGGTGAGCTGGTGCCTATAGTGCATGAATATGATGATTGCTTTGATTCGCTGCCTCGCCCTGGCGGCTGGACGCCCTGAATGTAAAGCTTCTGTTGTAGGAAGCGTGTGACATATGGACATTGTAATACTGTGTATTAGCCTGGACATCCGTGTCTGCGAGGGAGACGGGACCTGGGATCAAACGGGTTTTGTGTAACTCCAGGCGCCTCCAGCTGCTCCCAACTACAGGACCccatgctgagacttgtagtccgGGGAACATCTGGGGGGCCGCTAGTTACTAACCCCCCCTTCTACTAACCCCCAGCGCCTGTCACTCCCAGCTCGCCTCCTATCAGTCTCAGTGATGACGCTTTACAAgcattttgtttgtttgtttgtttggacGCAAAATTATCTTTTCATGCGATTTCTGTTTGCAaataaaatcaccttttatcatGTAAAGTGTCCGCTCTTTCCTTACTGTCCTGGAGGATGCGGGAACGGCCCGACTGGTACAAGGGTCACCGAGAGAAAAGTGGCTGATAGCAGAGAACAATAGATGCATTCCATCAGCAGAGATGGGATGGATACAAGGAAGTTATCCAAGACTTGTGCTTATTATTGCAGAGGAAAGTTCAGTCTAATTAAAACTATTACTACATTGGGGTGAATTAACTCCGCCCCTGCACTGAgcagcgccccctgtggtcaCATCACACAGGACAGTATAGTCTCTTATCAGAGGGCCACATACATCCCCGAGGCTTGTACATAAGACTCCTCCATACTTCCATACCAACGTTATGCtcgtccagtatatatatatatattatccaacTCCATCCCAGCTGATCCCTACTATCATAGCCGAGACTCTGCCACACACAGCATCAGCAGGGGATCAGCGGTGATGCAAGGAGCCGGcggctccctgcttcaccattgCATTCAACTCTATTTGCGTCCTGAAAAAAGTACCTGGGACAACGATAATACATATGTACAGCTTGTAGCGTAGTAGGGCTGTATATGTACTAGGCCGCACATGATGTAGCAGTGTcagttctgtgtatgatgtagtgTAGCTGTATGTGTCCTAGGCCGCACATGATGTAGCAGGGTcagttctgtgtatgatgtagtggagctgtatgtgtcctaggccgcacatgatgtagcagagtcagttctgtgtatgatgtagtggagctgtatgtgtcctgggccgcacatgatgtagcagtgtcagttctgtgtatgatgtagtgTAGCTGTATGTGTCCTAGGCCGCACATGATGTAGCAGTGTcagttctgtgtatgatgtagtggAGCTGTATGTGTCCTGGGCGGCACATGATGTAGCAGTGTcagttctgtgtatgatgtagtggagctgtatgtgttctaggccgcacatgatgtagcagtgtcagttctgtgtatgatgtagtgaAGCTGTATGTGTCCTAGGCCGCACATGATGTAGCAGAGTcagttctgtgtatgatgtagtggagctgtatgtgtcctgggccgcacatgatgtagcagtgtcagttctgtgtatgatgtagtggagctgtatgtgtcctaggccgcacatgatgtagcagtgtcagttctgtgtatgatgtagtggagctgtatgtgttctaggccgcacatgatgtagcagtgtcagttctgtgtatgatgtagtggagctgtatgtgtcctaggccgcacatgatgtagcagtgtcagttctgtgtatgatgtagtggagctgtatgtgttctaggccgcacatgatgtagcagtgtcagttctgtgtatgatgtagtggagctgtatgtgtcctaggccgcacatgatgtagcagagtcagttctgtgtatgatgtagtggagctgtatgtgtcctgggccgcacatgatgtagcagtgtcagttctgtgtatgatgtagtgTAGCTGTATGTGTCCTAGGCCGCACATGATGTAGCAGTGTcagttctgtgtatgatgtagtggAGCTGTATGCGTCCTGGGCCGCACATGATGTAGCAGTGTcagttctgtgtatgatgtagtggagctgtatgtgtcctgggccgcacatgatgtagcagtgtcagttctgtgtatgatgtagtggagctgtatgtgttctaggccgcacatgatgtagcagtgtcagttctgtgtatgatgtagtggagctgtatgtgtcctaggccgcacatgatgtagcagagtcagttctgtgtatgatgtagtggAGCTGTATGTGTCCTAGGCTGCACATGATGTAGCAGTGTcagttctgtgtatgatgtagtggagctgtatgtgtcctaggccgcacatgatgtagcagtgtcagttctgtgtatgatgtagtggAGCTGTATGTGTCCTAGGCCGCACATGATGTAGCAGTGTCAGTTCTGTGTATGATGTTGTGGAGCTGTATGTGTCCTGGGCCGCACATGATGTAGTGGAGCTGTATGTGTCGTGGGCCGCACATGATGTAGCAGTGTcagttctgtgtatgatgtagtggAGCTGTATGTGTCGTGGGTCGCACATGATGTAGCAGTGTcagttctgtgtatgatgtagtggagctgtatgtgtcctgggccgcacatgatgtagcagagttgttgCTGTGCTCTACCTGACTGATTATAAGACTATATTTAGTTGTTGTCTTTGTGAAGACGTATTTTTGCAGGGATTAGGCCGCTCGCCATGGAgacggacagtgacatcactgatgaaAGGCCGGGGGGGTTCACGTCTACCTCTAATTCTTAATGAGCGGATCTATTTATAGCCAGAAAACGAGGGGCAGCGTCGGAAACCATGGTCTATGTGAGGAAATCTGGGCTGTTATTACACAAGGTTTGATCTGGAGACATGTCTTAATGACAGGGGAGAGGACAATGGCCGCTTCTTCCAGCGCTTAGAGggcacttaaaggggaagtccacctGCGTGGCCTCTATGTGGCCATTATCTCAGAGAAGTGAATGACGAAGTTGATAAAAGTTTGACCACAGAAACCTGATAATTCCCCTCCCCCAGTTCATCGCCAACTCCGAAAATGAAAAGAGGCGCCGGCGATAAGGAGAACGCCAGGGACTTCCCGAGAAATCTCCGGCCAAAGGTCCCTCAGCTGTTTCCAGTAACTTCTGTGCCGACCGCATGACAGGAATCAGCAAGAAAATGCCGGATAATAGAATAAAAAACaatatactaacactgatgtatgtaactgggcccctatagagtaacagtgatgtatgtaactgggcccctatagagtaacagtgatgtatgtaactgggcccctatacactaacactgatgtatgtaactgggcccctatatactaatagtgatgtatgtaactgggcccctatacactaacactgatgtatgtaactgggcccctatatactaacagtgATGTATGTAGCTGGGCCCCTATAGagtaacactgatgtatgtaactgggcccctatagagtaacactgatgtatgtaactgggcccctatatactaacagtgatgtatgtaactgggcccctatatactaacagtgatgtatgtaactgggcccctacaGAGTAACACTGATCGATGTTACTGGGCTCCTATATACTACCActtatgtatgtaactgggcccctatatactaatactgatatatgtaactgggcccctatatactaacactgatgtatgtaactgggcccctatatactaatactgatatatgtaactgggcccctatatactaacactgatgtatgtaactgggcccctatatactaacagtgatgtatgtaactgggcccctatatactaacagtgatgtatgtaactgggcccctatagagTAACACCGATcgatgtaactgggcccctatatactaacactgatgtatgtaacggggctcctatatactaacactgatgtatgtaacggggctcctatatactaacactgatgtatgtaactgggcccctatatactaacagtgatgtatgtaactgggcccctatatactaacagtgatgtatgtaactTGGCCCCTATAGAGTaacagtgatgtatgtaactgggcccctatatactaacactgatgtatgtaactgggcccctatatactaacactgatgtatgtaactgggcccctatatactaatactgatatatgtaactgggcccctatatactaatagtgatatatgtaactgggcccctatatactaagtgatgtatgtaactgggcccctatatactaacagtgatgtatgtaactgggcccccatatacaaacagtgatgtatgtaactgggcccctatatactaacactgatgtatgtaactgggcccctatatactaacactgatgtatgtaactgggctcctatatactaacagtgatgtatgtaactgggcccctatatactaacagtgatgtatgtaactTGGCCCCTATAGAGTAACACCGATcgatgtaactgggcccctatatactaatactgatatatgtaactgggcccctatatactaacagtgatgtatgtaactgggcccctatatactaacagtgatgtatgtaacggcccctatatactaatagtgatgtatgtaactgggcccctatatactaacagtgatgtatgtaactgggcccctatatactaacagtgatgtatgtaacggcccctatatactaatagtgatgtatgtaactgggcccctatagagtaacagtgatgtatgtaactggcccctatatactaacactgatgtatgtaactgggcccctatagagtaacactgatgtatataactgggcccctatatactaatactgatgtatgtaactgggtccctatatactaacactgatgtatgtaactgggcccctatatactaatacGGATATATGTAACTGGGCCCTATACATTAACACTGATATATGTAACAGAGCCCCTACagactaacactgatgtatgtaactgggctcctatatactaacactgatgtatgtaactgggcccctatagagtaatactgatgtatgtaactgggcccctatatactaacactgatgtatgtaactgggcccctatatactaacactgatgtatgtaactgggcccctatatactaacactgatgtatgtaactgggcccctatatactaatagtgatgtatgtaactgggcccctatacactaacactgatgtatgtaactgggcccctatatactaacagtgATGTATGTAGCTGGGCCCCTATAGagtaacactgatgtatgtaactgggcccctatagagtaacactgatgtatgtaactgggcccctatatactaacagtgatgtatgtaactgggcccctatatactaacagtgatgtatgtaactgggcccctacaGAGTAACACTGATCGATGTTACTGGGCTCCTATATACTACCActtatgtatgtaactgggcccctatatactaatactgatatatgtaactgggcccctatatactaatactgatatatgtaactgggccc is drawn from Engystomops pustulosus chromosome 9, aEngPut4.maternal, whole genome shotgun sequence and contains these coding sequences:
- the LOC140076733 gene encoding rho-related GTP-binding protein RhoU-like, producing MPPQEMSMEYRSHFAPPVPPHKPKPLPTTGGQERILKCVLLGDGAVGKTSLLVSYTTNGYPTRYIPTAFDDFSALVQVENTPVKLQLCDTAGQDEFDKLRHFCYPKTDVVILCFSVVSPSSFQNISEKWISEIQTHCPNVPLILVGTQCDLREDVKVLIQLARYREKPVPPSSAKALAEKIGAVAYVECSALTQKNLKEVFDTAILSGLRYSDLRNQRERKMAATASKMKTLSKAWWKKYVCV